Within Aspergillus oryzae RIB40 DNA, chromosome 2, the genomic segment GACGATGCTAACTAGCCGTGCTATTTATAGGCCACCAATTACCAGCGACGTACAACGAAACGCAAAATCCTTCTATTATTGGTAATTCTTGTTGCAGGATTGTTCATAGTTCTTCTGGTCAAACCAAAACGACATGCCAGTAGTTCGCCGGCGACTGCTCCAGAGACCCCCCAGCAACCCCCACAATCGAATGAACACCCATCTGATGCATTTCCCCGAACAGTTGAAACTGTCTATAGACGGAAGAGGCGCCCGTCTTTGGCTCCAGCTGCACGAAGCAAATGGGTGGATCCTGACATACACCGATAGCTTTAGCCCTTAACAGATACCATGATAGTAATTCATAATTTAAGTCAAATGTGCGTTACAATAAACTCTAAAATGTCACAACAAGGTACATGAAAAATCAATGGGGCATGACATATCATGCGTATTCTCCCCATTGTTGACAAGTCACAGAGATACACGGTCACCGGAAAGAACTTAATTGGGGTCCATGGGAAAAAGACATCAAAAGGACCGGCCAGCTAAGCTTTTCACGGAGCGCCAACTGACATACATAACCAAGACTTCACTTGGGAAGATTGCTTTCTTGCTGCAGTAACTCGGCGACATCGGCATCTAGATCACCACTGGCAAATTGAGCatagtcttcttcttcatgagCGACCTTGCGTTTCTTGGGATGAAGCCCGTTTGGGTCATCTTGAAGACTGTTTTGAGCAGCTTCTGTTGTAAATCCAAAGCCTGGCAACACAAAGCCCGCGGTCGGTGCATGAGACTGAGCATAGTTCTGTGTCGCATAATTCATCTCTTGCGGCTCATTTTTTGGCGATCCAACGGGTGTAAGAGCCTCCACGGGTGGGGGGGTTAGAGCTTCAACTTCTGGACGGGCGACGGGTTCTCCCTCGGATTCTCCAAGATGGACGGCTGGTGAATTTTCAGCGGATAGCCCTCTCATGATTCCATCCTCCACCTCGCGTTTCTTCGCCTCAGTCTCCGATCTTCTTTCTGATAGCTGAGTAGCCAGAGACTGCTCCTTCGCCAACGCCGCGCGATTGGTCTCAAGAAGTTTCTCAAGACCATCAATGAGTGCTATTCGAGATTTTATTACCTCAGAGACAGAGCTCTCGGCATTCGCAAGTGCCTTCAATAGCTGGCTAAGTCGCGCGGCATGTACTGGAGGTGTTGGTAAAGGGGTACTGGGGTCATGCATCTTATCATACTCGGCATTAGCAGTCGTCGCGGATGCACCCGAGGCGACAGTAGCTTTTGATAGAGCCACTTGTAGTGGAACAAGGGGCTGAAGCTCAGAAGGCGTTGAGCCAGACGAGCTCGAGAAGAGCGACCCGCCCAGAGGCGGCTTTTTACCGATGGAGCGTGATTTATCAATTTCTGCCTCATAATCAGTGGACCACGTCGGTTTATTAGGCTTAGGCCGACAAAAGCTTACCATCTACGCGCGCTTCAACTGCGTCCTGGATCGGTGGCTCAAAGATTGCCCGTTGTCTCCAAACCTCTACTACTCGCCGGAGCTTTTGCTGGATGTCATTCGAAGCACCTTTGTACGCAGTAGCGGTCGCCTCTGCGATAATCTTCATTATATTAACTTCCATTCCCGTGACATTTGCTGTTGAACTCACTGGTGAGAATGCTATCAAGAAGTCCTCTTTCCGTCGTGCTCTTGACTGTTGCGCAACCTCTAAAGCCTGCATTAGCGCCTAGACGGAACTACTAGGCAAATCCATCACTGTACCATTCGCAAGATATATCAGATTCAATCGCTTTGGCGCGGGGGAGTCGCGAAGCTTTTGTAGCCAAAGTTGCGCAGTACGCTCAGCATGTCGCCTAGTATAAGACAAAGATGTTAAACAATACCAACGATTATAGCCAGTTGTCTAGTTACCTGTGGAACATGACCCATTGCGCAACTGTGACAATACCCTCCTGGGTCTCATTGAGGGCGGAAAGCTTCGCTTTCACAGCATCGTCCGTATAGGCCATACTGTAACTGTAACCGGAATTTGGATGAAGCAATTGATCCTTTGTTTTGGTAATAAATGAAGCTTagggagaaaagagatcTTGCTACAACTCTTGATATAGTCACTGATTGTTTTGTGATGCAGACAGTACCAGTCTTCGATACTATAACAAGTGAATGGAATACATAAGCAATAAGAACAATGACCAAGTGGCAATATGCTCTGAATTAAGACGGAAGTGGAGGTGTTTTGTTACCAAGAAGTACTTAGTGAAGCTCCGTTACACCTTCCTAAGCTCCACTCACCGCCTTGAACGGCAGAATCACTCCCCGGGAGACAATCAACACCCCATCCGTACCGCTTCTAGACGCCAGCTAGACCATCACATTCTTGTCAACTTCCCCTTACCACCTCCCTTGATCAAGAACTCATTTTACACTTAGAGCCAACTCCAGCAGACTCACAGCTATCATGGCAGACCGATTCCCCTCACTAGAAGACTTCTCCGCTGGTCAGGATCCCACATGCAACCCCCCGTTCCAAGTATATATGTACTAACTGTTTCCCAGGCCAAACTGAAGTCGTGGAGACCAACGGCACAGATGCCGATGACTTCCTAGCCCGCGAGCGAGCCGTTCTAGGTGACGATGCAGAGCAGTTTGCTACCCCTCAAGACCACGTTGCTACCACGGACGATGTGAATGCTGGCGATGACGATTTACTGGGCGGTGCGGAGGACGCTCCTGCTGGCGCAGCCCCCGAGATCTCCGGATTCgaatcttctttccctgctaTTGAGACACAGAATGAGGTACGGATGTGAGCGCTGAAGCCGTCGCGTATGACTGTTTAATTGACATGTGTTTCCTTGAACAGCAAGTTGCGCCTGGCGGCATGATCACTGGAACCGGCGCTCCCTTCCCGCCTACGGGCTTCTCGAGCTACCAAGCGCCGGAGGAGGAACCCGAGCCCGTTAGGTATGTATCATAAATTCCAATCGATGATTGTCATAGACTGGGCATACCAGCCGACGGCGTACTTTCCATCCTCATGACGCTAACTTGGGAACTCCTCCAGGGAATGGCGCGAAAGACGAGATGCGGACATTGCACGCCGCGCGGAGATctccgaagaaaagaagcaagcGACTATTAAGAAGGCCcaagaagatatcgatgaCTTTTACGTTTCTTACAACAACAAGACCGACAAGCTGCATGCTCAGACTCGTGCGGATGCCGAACAATTCCTCGCCAATCGCGAAGACACTTCTTCCGGAGGTACCAGCTGGGATCGTATCGCAAAACTTGTTGATGTCTCTGGAAAGGGCGCTAAGGGTGGCGCGAACGGATCTGGTAAGGAACGTTTCCGTCAGCTTTTGGTCGATCTGAAGAAGGACGAGAATGCCCCCGGTGCCAGTGGCATCTAGATCTTGTTTGCATTACAATGCATTTATTATGACTTCATTATTCTACCCTCCTTGCCAGGTGCATAGCACTCTTTTTCTCGATCCAGATACTCCCTTACACAAGTTCTATTCCTCGGATACTCAGTTACGGTTGcgttttgttctttattttctttcaaccgTGTTTTTCTATTGGAACTTTTACTTCTTGAAACTTCTGTAGGTAGATAATATGCAATTTGTTCCGTACAGGTCGTACATAGGCTGTTGGTAACCCCTAATAAGCCGCTCCTCAAAAGTGAATACATTGAACAAGAACTCAGGAGTAGGTTGGGTAAATAACATATTTACAAAGTCCAACGCAATCATTTGCACAGAAAAAGGCGCTGCATATTAAACATGTAATAGAGGTGAATAGTGATTAGACAATGCATCATTTTTGAACCATGCAGAAAGATATACACGTCATTGAAGTCGACCAGTCTCCCGTATAGAGCTTTAGTCAAGTTCAGTAATGTCACCGCCTGGCTCTCCCACTTCCTCAATCCTATTCTCCCTTTTACTTTCGgcttcgatctcttccaacttcttccgaccttcttctgtggtggCATCCACAATACCTTCCTCGAGGCTGAGCATACCGCTTTCACCAAGCTTCTCCACAACATCTTCTGCCTCCTCGACACTCATCTTGCCGAGAACCTTATTGACCTCATCTAGAGATTCAGAGCTCAATGCCTGTTGCAATTCCTTCGAAAATGATTCAAAGATCTTGCGTGCTTCGACTTCGACAGGTTCGCTGCTCTCTGCAGCAGGAATGTTGATGGTGATCTTAGTGTTGGGATCAACCGCATGAAGCTGGATCTGCTCAACACCAGCAGGGTCATTGGATGCAGAGCCATCCTTAGCGAGTTCTGCTGCACGggtcttgatcttgttgtaGGTTTCATTGACATCGTTTCGGAAAAGCGTCgatgcttgatgatctttcgTCGTGATACTGCATGCCAATCCATATTAGCCGTCTAGTGACCCCCCATGCTCCCTAGATGGAAATGGGTAACGTACCGCttaaagaagagagaaataccATCACGGCCCAAGGAGCGGCAATACTGCAGCAGCAGGCCGTGGTGAACGCATGTACGAGCATAGTCCTCTTTACCTTCCATTTGGCTATTGAATGCTTCGACTAGCAAACCATCCGTTTCCTTCTCTGCGACGATTTCTGGATGTTCAGAAATGAACTGAAGCAAGGCACGGTAGTCGTTACGGTTGATCTTTGCGAGCCTCTTGGCCAGGTCACTAGCCTTCATGTTTTCCggatcctcttcctcttcatcagcGGTTGCCTTCTGCGACGAAGACCCCGATACCGCGGTAGGATTCAGCAGCTCAACGGATTCCGCCTTCTTGGTTTCAGTTCCTTTGCCCTTAGAATCGTTCTTGGAGACAAAGGATGTGTCAAAGCCGGTATGTATCGAATCACTCGTGGTTTTGCtgctttcttccttctcgagtTCTGCAAGTTTCGCCAGCAATTCCTTCTGCAAGCCCTGTACTTTGTCCTTGTGTCCCTGCACACCCTTGATGTATTCTTTGAGAAGGTTGTCGGAACTAACCTCGCCCATCTCCTTCTTAACCTGATCCACCAATGAGCTCATCATTTGAGAGTACTTTGGCTGTTCTTTCTCATGCGTGTATACACCGGCCGGTGGGGCAGGGGGTTGATCTTCTGACGGATTGCTTGCCGATTCCATGAGGACCTGGAAAACCACTTCTTCGGGGTTCTTCGAGGAACCCTCATGCTGTTGGAGTGACTTCAGGAGTTGATCTATGCGGGAGAGAAGTCCGTCGTTAATGATACGCTCGTACTTTAGAGTTTCAATTTCATGGCGGCGTTGCATGCGCTGCTGATGAATCTGAGCCTGTTTGGCACGGATGAAGGAGCGCTTGTCGACATTAGGGTGCACTTCAATGTCTGAATCATCAGACAGCTCGAGCGCATCCCATTTGCTGTAATCGAGCACCATTTTGGACAATCTCGACAGGAGGGGTAGTGCAAGTGGGGTAAATACTAAATGATAGATGAAATAGTAAATGGAGAAAAAATTGGGTTCAAATTATATGTGAGAAATTGGTCAGGGACACTTGTAACTTGTCGCATTCAATGGAGAACCCTACCAGTGACTATATAGGACCTCACAAAATAGGCTCCAAATCAACGTATCGTCCCAAATGGAGCTCATCGAAAGCTCTCGATCAGCTTCGATGGCTGCGGAACCGTCCCAGGCGGTGTCGGATGGCAGAACAAACGCCGATTGCGTCTCCGTCGATGCGGCGATTATCGGGCTGATTTCACGCGGTATTCAGCTGCAGCTGACTAGTACTATACTCCGACACCCGTGTTAATTTGTGAAGCGGACATTGGCTTCTGCATTGTCATGAATACGACCgtatttttgtttctccaaTGAAGGATATGGCACCCTATTCTCTCTCATGACATCCTTCTAATTAGCCGTCCGATTCCGCTTCTCTTCACTTTTCCGAAATGCGCGGAGTCCGGGTGCTTGGGGCTTGGACTCCAGTAGTCACCGCGAGGCAGTTCGTTCAGTCAAGAGGGAGCTTTTTCAGGGAGCTTTACCCTGGAGTTCAGACACATACATGTGTGACTGGGGTCTCCAGTAGCCAAAGCCGACAATTTTCGAGAGTTCCGGCTTCATTGTGCAACAGTACTAGCAATTACCGTCTCCAACACCCTACGAGTTTCCTCCAGAACAATGTCTCTAGACGTGTCTTTCCTCAGTCGCGACCCTCTCACATTTTACGGTTCTTCTCCTCTACGGACCGGTATCTAGAATCCAAGTCAACCGCCCGGTCGACGAATACTCCTCAGGTGAACAGTACACCCActgagaaagaggatgaagaagtaGACAAAGGCTTCGAATTATCTGAACGCGCAGCGCAAGCAGCAAAAATCAACCTCAGCGCAAAGTTGGCTAAAGACGGGGCATCGGGAAAGAAATCGGGGTTAAAAGAAATATGGAGACTTCTATCCATTGCACGGCCagaggccaagaagctcgGGTTTGCCTTCCTCTTTTTGCTGGTTTCGTCATCCATCACCATGTCAATTCCCTTCTCTATCGGGAAGATCATGGATGCGGCGACAAAGTCTGCTACCGAAGGGGGCGGTGAACTCTTCGGCCTCAGCCTACCAATGTTCTATGGAGCTTTGGCCGGAGTCCTCACCTTGGGCGCTGCTGCAAACTATGGTCGCATCATTATTCTGCGTATTGTTGGTGAACGCATCGTTGCTAGACTTCGCTCGAAGCTCTTCCGCCAGACATTCATTCAAGATGCAGAGTTTTTCGACGCAAATCGAGTTGGTGATTTGATCTCTCGACTCAGCTCTGATACAATTATTGTCGGAAAGAGCATTACGCAGAATTTGTCCGATGGTTTGCGGGCAGCAGTGAGCGGTGCAGCCGGCTTCGGATTGATGGCATATGTCAGTCTTAAGCTCTCCAGCATTCTGGCTCTATTGCTTCCTCCCATTGGCCTTGGAGCTTTCTTCTATGGAAGAGCGATTCGCAACTTGAGTCGCAAGATTCAAAGGAACCTAGGAGACTTAACCAAGATTGCCGAAGAGCGCTTGGGCAATGTGAAAACGAGTCAGTCTTTTGCGGGTGAAGTTATTGAGGTTAACAGGTACAACAAACAAGTGCGGAAGATCTTCGAGCTCGGCAAAAGAGAATCCGTGATTAGTGCGACTTTCTTTAGTTCAGTATGTATATTACACTCTGATATACACCCTTTGGAGATCTAACTATTCGCAGACTGGTTTCATGGGCAATATGACGATTTTGGCACTCCTTTacgttggaggaggaatggTTCGGTCTGGTGCTATTAGTATCGGAGAATTGACCTCGTTTTTGATGTATACAGCCTATGCAGGTTCAAGCATGTTTGGTTTGTCTAGTTTCTACTCCGAACTGATGAAGGGCGTTGGAGCGGCTAGCCGGCTTTTCGAATTGCAGGACCGCAAACCGACGATATCTCCAACTAAGGGTACAAAGGTTGTCTCTGCTCGTGGGCCTATTCGCTTTGAGAATGTGTCTTTTAGCTACCCAACACGACCTGCTGTTCCCATCTTCACGGATTTGAACTTCGAAATTCCCCAGGGAACCAATGTTGCTATTGTTGGACCTTCAGGAGGAGGCAAATCTACCATTGCTTCCATTTTGCTTCGATTCTATCTTCCCACCAAGGGCAGGGTTCTGattgatggaaaggatattGGTGAGATGAATGCTAAATCACTTAGGAGAAAGATTGGCATTGTGTCTCAGGAGCCCGTTCTTTTCTCGGGCTCTATCGCAGAGAACATCTCATACGGAAGCCCGCAGGCAACAAGGTCCGCGATTATCGCAGCTGCCAGGAAGGCGAACTGCCAGTTCATTAGTGATTTCGTAAGTATtgatcaaggatatctaCTCTTTGATTGTGTCTGACATTCTATAGCCTGATGGCCTTGATACTCAAGTGGGTCCTCGAGGAGCTCAGCTCTCCGGTGGACAGAAGCAACGCATTGCTATTGCCCGTGCCCTAATCAAAGACCCTGATATCTTAATTCTTGATGAAGCGACTTCTGCTCTTGACGCAGAATCTGAGACTTTAGTGAACAGTGCTCTGGCTGCTTTGCTCCGCGGGAACAACACGACAATCAGCATTGCCCATCGACTCTCTACCATCAAGCGGTCCGATACTATCATCGTCCTCGGCCCCGACGGTAAGGTTGCCGAACAAGGTTCGTACGAAGAGCTCAGCTCTCGTCCTGACGGTGCCTTCACGAAGTTGATGGAATGGCAAATGAGCGGTGGCGATGTCTCTCAGCCTCCAAAGGACGCTCCTATCAGCCCTTTGACCCAAGAAAAATTGTGgcagatggaagaagagcaggaggTTGGCGCTGAGGAAGCAGCCTCTAGACAAGgcgagcagcagaagaacgAGTAGCTGTCATTACAGGAAGACTACCTTGCTCAAGGTTAGTGTCCATTCCGTCCACGGGTTCGTTTCCTATTTACTGTAGAGatctttatcttttatatGTTCACCCAGTTACTTATACACTTACCTCTTGGATGGTTGGATTGATCGACTATCGCGGATGTATCTATACCTTTTGATTTTACTGTTTTGCTCCGATGGGACATGCATATTCTTATATATTGAACAGTTAGACAAGTGGGATAGAGAAAAGTAATACACATCTCCACTTACTATCAACAAAGAGGACAATATGTGAAATAGCAATAAGCGTAGCAGGACCTTCTGATACAAGTCCATTGATTCCTGTAACTCCAGAATTGGATGATAGATCTGCTAGACGAACATTGTTCATGA encodes:
- a CDS encoding clathrin light chain CLC1 (vesicle coat protein clathrin, light chain) gives rise to the protein MADRFPSLEDFSAGQTEVVETNGTDADDFLARERAVLGDDAEQFATPQDHVATTDDVNAGDDDLLGGAEDAPAGAAPEISGFESSFPAIETQNEQVAPGGMITGTGAPFPPTGFSSYQAPEEEPEPVREWRERRDADIARRAEISEEKKQATIKKAQEDIDDFYVSYNNKTDKLHAQTRADAEQFLANREDTSSGGTSWDRIAKLVDVSGKGAKGGANGSGKERFRQLLVDLKKDENAPGASGI
- the mdr2 gene encoding ATP-binding cassette permease mdr2 (peptide exporter, ABC superfamily) produces the protein MRGVRVLGAWTPVVTARQFVQSRGSFFRELYPGVQTHTCVTGVSSSQSRQFSRVPASLCNSTSNYRLQHPTSFLQNNVSRRVFPQSRPSHILRFFSSTDRYLESKSTARSTNTPQVNSTPTEKEDEEVDKGFELSERAAQAAKINLSAKLAKDGASGKKSGLKEIWRLLSIARPEAKKLGFAFLFLLVSSSITMSIPFSIGKIMDAATKSATEGGGELFGLSLPMFYGALAGVLTLGAAANYGRIIILRIVGERIVARLRSKLFRQTFIQDAEFFDANRVGDLISRLSSDTIIVGKSITQNLSDGLRAAVSGAAGFGLMAYVSLKLSSILALLLPPIGLGAFFYGRAIRNLSRKIQRNLGDLTKIAEERLGNVKTSQSFAGEVIEVNRYNKQVRKIFELGKRESVISATFFSSTGFMGNMTILALLYVGGGMVRSGAISIGELTSFLMYTAYAGSSMFGLSSFYSELMKGVGAASRLFELQDRKPTISPTKGTKVVSARGPIRFENVSFSYPTRPAVPIFTDLNFEIPQGTNVAIVGPSGGGKSTIASILLRFYLPTKGRVLIDGKDIGEMNAKSLRRKIGIVSQEPVLFSGSIAENISYGSPQATRSAIIAAARKANCQFISDFPDGLDTQVGPRGAQLSGGQKQRIAIARALIKDPDILILDEATSALDAESETLVNSALAALLRGNNTTISIAHRLSTIKRSDTIIVLGPDGKVAEQGSYEELSSRPDGAFTKLMEWQMSGGDVSQPPKDAPISPLTQEKLWQMEEEQEVGAEEAASRQGEQQKNE
- a CDS encoding Hsp90 co-chaperone CDC37 (cell division cycle 37 protein, CDC37); amino-acid sequence: MVLDYSKWDALELSDDSDIEVHPNVDKRSFIRAKQAQIHQQRMQRRHEIETLKYERIINDGLLSRIDQLLKSLQQHEGSSKNPEEVVFQVLMESASNPSEDQPPAPPAGVYTHEKEQPKYSQMMSSLVDQVKKEMGEVSSDNLLKEYIKGVQGHKDKVQGLQKELLAKLAELEKEESSKTTSDSIHTGFDTSFVSKNDSKGKGTETKKAESVELLNPTAVSGSSSQKATADEEEEDPENMKASDLAKRLAKINRNDYRALLQFISEHPEIVAEKETDGLLVEAFNSQMEGKEDYARTCVHHGLLLQYCRSLGRDGISLFFKRITTKDHQASTLFRNDVNETYNKIKTRAAELAKDGSASNDPAGVEQIQLHAVDPNTKITINIPAAESSEPVEVEARKIFESFSKELQQALSSESLDEVNKVLGKMSVEEAEDVVEKLGESGMLSLEEGIVDATTEEGRKKLEEIEAESKRENRIEEVGEPGGDITELD
- a CDS encoding uncharacterized protein (regulator of nuclear mRNA); this translates as MAYTDDAVKAKLSALNETQEGIVTVAQWVMFHRRHAERTAQLWLQKLRDSPAPKRLNLIYLANEVAQQSRARRKEDFLIAFSPIIAEATATAYKGASNDIQQKLRRVVEVWRQRAIFEPPIQDAVEARVDEIDKSRSIGKKPPLGGSLFSSSSGSTPSELQPLVPLQVALSKATVASGASATTANAEYDKMHDPSTPLPTPPVHAARLSQLLKALANAESSVSEVIKSRIALIDGLEKLLETNRAALAKEQSLATQLSERRSETEAKKREVEDGIMRGLSAENSPAVHLGESEGEPVARPEVEALTPPPVEALTPVGSPKNEPQEMNYATQNYAQSHAPTAGFVLPGFGFTTEAAQNSLQDDPNGLHPKKRKVAHEEEDYAQFASGDLDADVAELLQQESNLPK